In Deltaproteobacteria bacterium, one genomic interval encodes:
- a CDS encoding nitroreductase family protein, with translation MDLAATDELLTRTRSVRKRLDLSRPVPRALIAECIEIALQAPTGSNAQGWHFVVVTDAAKRAEIARAYKETLSGYLKLQESAGPRWKTPGDPRAAQEARVRESALYLGDHLHEVPVHVIPCVEGRVENAGLMAQASLYGSILPAAWSFMLAARARGLGMAWTTLHLAHEAAISKLLGIPPTVTQTALLPVAFFKGRDFKRATRVPGRDLTSWDSWGARG, from the coding sequence ATGGACCTTGCCGCCACCGACGAGCTTCTGACCCGGACCCGCTCCGTGCGAAAACGCCTCGACCTGTCGCGCCCCGTGCCGCGAGCGCTGATCGCGGAGTGCATCGAGATCGCGCTGCAGGCGCCGACCGGCTCGAACGCGCAGGGTTGGCACTTCGTGGTGGTCACCGACGCCGCCAAGCGCGCCGAGATCGCGCGCGCGTACAAGGAGACGCTGTCCGGCTACCTGAAGCTGCAGGAATCCGCTGGCCCGCGCTGGAAGACTCCGGGCGACCCGCGCGCGGCGCAGGAGGCGCGTGTCCGCGAGTCCGCCCTCTACCTCGGCGATCACCTGCACGAGGTTCCCGTGCACGTGATTCCGTGCGTCGAGGGCCGCGTCGAGAACGCGGGCCTGATGGCGCAGGCCAGCCTCTACGGCTCGATCCTGCCCGCGGCCTGGTCGTTCATGCTCGCGGCGCGCGCGCGGGGGCTGGGAATGGCGTGGACCACGCTGCACCTGGCGCACGAGGCCGCGATCTCGAAGCTGCTCGGGATCCCGCCGACGGTGACGCAGACGGCGCTTCTGCCGGTCGCCTTCTTCAAGGGCCGGGACTTCAAGCGGGCCACGCGCGTTCCCGGCCGCGACCTCACCAGCTGGGATTCCTGGGGCGCGCGCGGCTAG
- a CDS encoding GFA family protein has translation MRVPLGLVDGDPRIGDLPELFVGSRATRRVTKPKPGSLRGACHCGAVAYEIVAPLAGEIVRCHCSRCRKARAAAHASNVFVSLSDFRWLHGDDQVDSFKVPDALRFTQAFCRGCGSPLPRVDPQRGIGVVPAGSLEDEPGIREGRHIFVGSKAPWFEIGDSAPKYDEYPPA, from the coding sequence GTGCGGGTTCCTCTGGGGCTCGTCGACGGCGACCCGCGGATCGGCGATCTGCCCGAGCTGTTCGTCGGCTCACGCGCGACGCGGCGCGTGACCAAGCCGAAGCCGGGCTCGCTGCGCGGCGCCTGCCACTGCGGCGCGGTCGCGTACGAGATCGTCGCGCCGCTCGCGGGCGAGATCGTGCGCTGCCACTGCTCGCGCTGTCGCAAGGCGCGCGCCGCCGCGCACGCGAGCAACGTGTTCGTGTCGCTCTCCGACTTCCGCTGGCTTCACGGCGACGATCAGGTCGATTCGTTCAAGGTGCCCGACGCGCTGCGCTTCACGCAGGCGTTCTGTCGCGGCTGCGGCTCGCCGCTGCCGCGCGTCGATCCCCAGCGCGGGATCGGCGTCGTTCCCGCGGGATCGCTGGAGGACGAGCCGGGAATCCGCGAAGGCCGCCACATCTTCGTGGGCTCGAAGGCGCCTTGGTTCGAGATCGGCGATTCAGCGCCGAAGTACGACGAGTACCCGCCGGCGTAG
- a CDS encoding M20/M25/M40 family metallo-hydrolase, which translates to MGVPESALRALEGNFSTTIEALVRLARVPGISAHGYPAHELERSADAVAQEMRSSGLEHVEMVRIGGAHPYVVGDWLHAGASAPTALIYAHHDVQPPGRPEKWQTPAFEPSLRADGRLYGRGVVDDKAGLMVHLAAVRACFTAGGAPPLNLKLVVEGEEEIGSPHLGEFLREHRERLAADVILLSDTANLEAGVPSLTTSLRGLVSVDVRVRALDHPLHSGMWGGPVADAATALVRLLARLVDDRGVIQIPGVYDDVRELSTDERARLARLPFDEKSFREQAGLVASGALAGEPGFTPWERLWFRPSLAVTALEGVPLASAANQLMDEASARVGLRLAPSQDAARAAKRLVEFLRRDPPSGVAVDVGLGSASGGWECAPAGPAFDAARIAHEAAFGRELALIGCGGSIPFVGPFAEVLGGAPVLLLGLEDPICNAHGENESLNVDDFRNAARSALRLYFELAARLRPR; encoded by the coding sequence ATGGGCGTGCCGGAGTCCGCGCTTCGTGCGCTGGAAGGAAACTTCTCTACCACGATCGAGGCCCTGGTCCGCCTGGCGCGGGTGCCCGGGATCTCCGCGCACGGATATCCGGCGCACGAGCTCGAGCGCTCGGCCGACGCGGTGGCGCAGGAGATGCGCAGCTCGGGGCTCGAGCACGTCGAGATGGTTCGGATCGGCGGCGCGCACCCGTACGTCGTCGGTGACTGGCTGCACGCGGGCGCGTCGGCCCCGACCGCGCTGATCTACGCGCACCACGACGTGCAGCCGCCCGGGCGGCCCGAGAAGTGGCAGACACCGGCCTTCGAGCCGAGCTTGCGCGCGGACGGCCGGCTCTACGGTCGCGGCGTGGTCGACGACAAGGCCGGGCTGATGGTGCATCTGGCCGCGGTGCGCGCCTGCTTCACGGCCGGCGGCGCGCCACCGCTGAACCTGAAGCTCGTCGTCGAGGGCGAGGAGGAGATCGGCTCGCCCCACCTCGGGGAGTTTCTGCGCGAGCATCGCGAGCGCCTGGCGGCCGACGTGATCCTGCTCTCGGACACGGCCAACCTCGAAGCGGGGGTTCCGTCGCTCACCACGAGCCTGCGCGGGCTGGTCAGCGTCGACGTGCGCGTGCGCGCGCTCGACCACCCGCTGCACAGCGGGATGTGGGGCGGGCCGGTCGCGGACGCCGCGACCGCGCTGGTCCGGCTGCTCGCGCGGCTGGTCGACGATCGCGGCGTGATCCAGATCCCGGGCGTCTACGACGACGTCCGCGAGCTCTCGACCGACGAGCGCGCGCGGCTCGCGCGCCTTCCGTTCGACGAGAAGTCGTTTCGCGAGCAGGCGGGCCTGGTCGCGAGCGGAGCGCTCGCCGGCGAGCCCGGCTTCACGCCCTGGGAGCGGCTCTGGTTCCGCCCGAGCCTGGCCGTGACCGCGCTCGAGGGCGTGCCGCTAGCCAGCGCCGCGAATCAGCTCATGGACGAGGCGTCGGCGCGCGTGGGCCTGCGGCTCGCGCCGAGCCAGGACGCGGCGCGCGCGGCGAAGCGGCTGGTGGAGTTCCTGCGCAGGGATCCACCAAGCGGTGTCGCGGTCGACGTCGGGCTAGGAAGCGCCTCGGGCGGCTGGGAGTGCGCTCCGGCCGGGCCGGCCTTCGACGCGGCGCGAATAGCGCACGAGGCGGCCTTCGGCCGCGAGCTCGCGCTGATCGGCTGCGGCGGCTCGATTCCGTTCGTCGGCCCGTTCGCCGAGGTGCTCGGCGGCGCGCCCGTGCTGCTGCTCGGCCTCGAGGACCCGATCTGCAACGCGCACGGCGAGAACGAGAGCCTGAACGTGGACGACTTCCGGAACGCCGCGCGCTCGGCTCTGCGGTTGTACTTCGAGCTCGCCGCGCGCCTGCGCCCGCGCTAG